One Leptolyngbya ohadii IS1 genomic window carries:
- a CDS encoding CHRD domain-containing protein, whose protein sequence is MTDFSNHDQHNVTTIADSSTSSSDQENLNSSAGFTEDQNQKLTDALNQSFNDDHNHAPPENAGQFSLHISLDQVSLVRRLGRVSKERSLSENIGAKGDLLVLGGGDNVAIGSGSDDVIDARGGRLNTITTGTGRDTIILGAETTNRILDFDPTIDRLLIDKTDLKLRDLVLAQGKNPGKGGINQPLDSVSNALLIDGRSGHILASMPFVKAEQIFDDRNVIQLSNSALKSLKKTSFDNVQEGDGQLNGTMGRDKLVGGDGNDFLYVGDDGFRFNTARGGGGTEFPFPTDSPGTSELNAELKNGVLRVSGSYQHFDGSPLFSQGENEIDPKAKILNGSDPKALVDGFLKVPHDVEGNPISGTHLHFSPAGDDRGNFADATVIRYFENNPIDAKSGNLSGEFNLTPEEQAALLAGTLYVNIHSNIDSDGDGRAGFPTGENRLNFNRNVVQFT, encoded by the coding sequence ATGACAGACTTTTCCAATCATGATCAGCACAACGTTACTACGATCGCCGATTCCTCCACATCCTCCAGCGACCAGGAAAACCTTAACTCCTCTGCTGGATTTACAGAAGACCAGAACCAGAAGCTAACTGATGCTTTGAACCAGTCGTTTAATGACGATCACAACCATGCTCCCCCAGAGAATGCTGGGCAGTTCTCATTGCATATTTCTCTGGATCAGGTGAGTCTGGTTCGACGGTTGGGTCGGGTTAGCAAGGAACGATCGCTGAGTGAAAACATTGGAGCAAAAGGAGATCTATTAGTTCTTGGGGGCGGTGATAATGTGGCGATCGGATCGGGTAGCGATGATGTCATTGATGCCAGGGGAGGTCGGTTAAACACGATTACAACCGGGACAGGCAGAGACACGATTATTCTTGGAGCTGAAACCACCAATCGCATTCTGGATTTTGATCCTACGATCGATCGATTGTTGATTGATAAGACGGATCTGAAACTCCGGGATCTGGTGCTGGCACAGGGAAAAAATCCGGGCAAGGGTGGAATTAATCAGCCGCTCGATTCAGTCAGCAATGCGCTATTAATCGACGGGCGATCGGGTCATATTCTGGCGAGTATGCCCTTTGTCAAGGCAGAGCAAATCTTTGACGACAGAAATGTGATTCAGCTTTCTAACTCTGCGCTCAAGAGCTTGAAAAAAACGTCCTTTGATAATGTTCAGGAAGGAGACGGTCAACTCAACGGAACGATGGGACGGGATAAACTGGTAGGCGGCGATGGCAACGACTTCCTCTACGTTGGAGATGATGGCTTCCGCTTTAATACAGCCAGGGGCGGCGGTGGCACCGAGTTTCCCTTCCCAACTGATAGCCCCGGTACATCCGAACTAAATGCAGAGCTAAAGAATGGTGTCCTCCGCGTTTCCGGCAGCTATCAGCACTTTGATGGCTCACCGCTCTTTAGCCAGGGTGAAAACGAGATTGATCCCAAAGCGAAGATCCTGAATGGCTCTGACCCCAAAGCTCTGGTTGATGGATTCCTGAAGGTTCCCCACGACGTAGAAGGCAACCCCATCTCTGGAACTCACCTGCACTTCAGTCCCGCTGGAGACGATCGCGGCAATTTTGCCGATGCCACGGTGATTCGATACTTTGAGAACAATCCCATAGATGCCAAGTCGGGCAATCTCTCCGGTGAATTTAACCTCACGCCCGAAGAACAGGCGGCACTCCTGGCGGGCACTTTGTACGTCAATATTCACTCCAACATTGATAGTGATGGCGATGGCAGAGCCGGATTCCCTACAGGAGAGAATCGCCTGAACTTCAACCGGAACGTCGTGCAGTTCACTTAG